Within Sorghum bicolor cultivar BTx623 chromosome 2, Sorghum_bicolor_NCBIv3, whole genome shotgun sequence, the genomic segment GAAATATCATGGAGAGGTCACTAAGGAAGATAGCAGAAGTGGTGGTAGAGGACCTGGCTGTGCAGATTGTAACTCCAGGATCGGGATTGCCCCTAGCGACGCTCTTGCCCAAAGTTGGTCATTTGAGTTCCCCGTTACTTGAGGAGCCAAACAAGAACAAACACATTCAGATCATCCGAAGTATGCCTGAAGTGGAACTCTTCTACACATTCCTCTACGCAAACATGCCACCAGAAGCATAATCTGTACATCGATGTGAAAAGAACACTTGCTTCTGAATTTTGGCTCCAAAGATCTGGTGGTATATGTGGATGTTGAAATGACTCCAAATCAGGAAACCAACAAACGTGGAGAGCCCATTGCTGCCCTGTATATACTGAGATATTCCGTTGTTGCTAACAGGAACTGAGTAAAGTTCCTTCCATTTGGATTCTTTCTTTCTTTGAAGTTTTGGTTGCGCACGTCTAGATAGAATCACACGCACTGGGCCTGCtatttttgctatatttttggGAGCTTACACGATGGCAGATGTTCAAATGTTTTACTGGCCACAAATGGTTAATGTATACATTGCAAGTCAGTTGAGTCTTGTGTTGGTTGAATGAATATTCGAGCCCACAGTTTGCGATCTGCAGGCATATGATTTTTCTTGTTCAGTTTTGCTTTGGGAAGAACTGGATTGACTGATTGTTTGAAGCAGCTGTGTTTCTTGCATTATATTGTGGTGAACTGTCATGAATTCGTACGAACTGATAACATCTGTTCATTCTGAGAATACGATTTCTTCTGGTTCCTATACATGCGTAGCCAATCCATTGCAGTCTAGGCTACTTTACATGTCATTAGTGCCAAAAGATCTGACACAAAGGTGGGGCCCAGAGAAGGGAAGCCTTACCTGTGCATAATTCTGCACGCAAGGTCTCTTCTTCCCAAACTCTCTGATGCTTCCAAACTTTGTAATTTTGTTTTGTTGCTGTTCGGTACTGAAatttggttcaaccgttgtggAGAAAGATAGTGAGTACAGTAATAATCTTCGGTGGAGGGGAGATTATTACTGTTCTTGGTTTTCTATAAGGGGCCATTAAGTAACCAGTCCTAAGTAAGATTAGCATCGCATTGGCTACAAATGTTCCAATTCAGTTTGACACGAGAATCAACAATGGGGAGCAAGAAGATGATGACCTAGGGATGATTGGCGGAGCATTGTGTTATGTTTTCAGGAGCGTACACAATGATAATTGTTGTCTTACGGACTGCTCTGTAACTGTAAGCGGTGACCTCGCTCCACTCAGTCTGCAATATATTCTGGCCCACACGTCTGGTAAATATCTACAAGCATATGCttaattccattccacaaattTACCACGGAAAGAATTGAATTTCCTGAAAATTTTCATCCAACATGTAGTGCATACAAGTGCACGTCTAATTTTTGTTAATTCGGGAAATAGTACTTCGTCGTCTTCTTGTTCTTGCTCCTAAGCATGAAATTCTCCTGGCTTAAGATGCTCATTCAGATAGCAAGTAGGGCATACCACCAACAGCACATTTTCATGTAAAACGTGGGGAGCAGCCATCGTACAAGATTGGAAAGGATAAATGTTGTACTGTCTAACAATTCTGACCAAATATGACAAAGTACTTGCTAATTTTAAAGGGAAaataattgcacaaaaataggcATTGAAATGTATGACAACGAGAGGGGTGCCACAGGACTGCATCAAGCACTGTAAATTACTCCATGCTAAGTCATTTTACTAAAGAATATTGAAGAGCAATATTTATCGTAGAACAACTGTCAGACACATAAAATGAAattttgaaaaagaaaatatgcaataTCAAAAACTGCTTTTATCAGCTACACTAGCAGACCTACATATCAGTAGTGAACATAGTATTGCAGTTTTAGTGCAATCCAAAACAACAGCAGAACTACCTTCGACGGAAGTACTACTTCCACTAGTATTCCCTCATGTTTGATTCGTTTCAAGGATCAGACACATAAACCAGCCTATTCAAAGGCCAAAGAATAAATCTGCAAACGAATCCTACATGCAAGTGATTTGTGCACTGTATTATTTAGCTGAAGAAACTAAGCTTTGTTTCTCCTCATCAAACTCTTTGCTGTCATTGCCCTCCTTAGGTTGTTCGGGTACCAGCTCACGCTGCGCTGCGCTGTTTCCTTTCACTGTAACTGATTGCTGATAGAGTACTCCACCGACAATAGTGAACAGTAAGCAAACCAAACCATATGCAGTTGCATGCTTGTCCCAGATCATGACATTGATAGCCACGGTGAGGAACTTATTCACAACCCCAGTGACGGTAAATGCGGTTGCTGATACAGCTCTTCTCGCTGCAAAACCAAAGAAACTAATGAGCAACCCAAACACGCATGACAATGCCACTGCTACAAAGGCATCCAGGTGAAACCAGCCTTCGCCCCTTGATTCCATCGCTGCAAAGACTGACTTGTGCTCCCCTGTAAGGAACCAAAAGATCGGGGccagcatcaaggaaagaaagttgTTGTAAAGCACAAAGCCCCAGGTGTTGAGCCCCAGGTTTGTCACAATGTGCTTGATGTACACCATTTCAGTTGTTATGGTCACCAGATATGCAAGTGCCCATGAGTATGCTGTGATGCTGAATGCTGAATCTGTCATCACATAGCCAACTGCTCCTCCCAAGATGACCACAAGGGATAGGAATGTGAACTTTGATGGACATGGTTGCTTCCTGAAAGTTGTGTCGGCAATAGCAACCAaaagcggggtcaaggatctgAAAACTATGAACGTATCTACATTGGCATGGCGGAGGAGATTTGTATTGGTGAATATGGCTAGGTAGAAGACAAGAGCAGCCGGTGCAAACTTTTTTGCAGTCTCCAAGTTGAAGGGGTCATGGGTGAGAAAGCCGAGCTTTCCAAGGATCCAAACACCACCAGCAGATGTCAAGTACTGTAGAGCAGTTAGGAGGCCAGGGTAACCGAACTTTGTCACAGCATACTTGTTGATGATTGAGAGCAGACTCGAGCACAGAGCGTACCCAACCACGAGGCTGCTCGTAGCGTAATACTGCTTCGCCATCAGAGCAGAATGTTCACCTGCAATCGGTTCAGTGTTAGCAAAGCATTCAAATAGCAAAACTAATTCCTAGATAGTCCAACTACACAGCAGTCTGTTTTGCTTCTGAAATAAAATAAAGCAAGCCTAGGCGCATAACAATGAAACACACACATACTATTGAATTGCTAACTGGTTATAAAAATTTCAAGGTAACAACATCAACAACATGGAGAATTGGAATGGTCAACAGAATGCCAGAtttcaagtcattttctccgagATTTCAGACAATTTATCAATAGATctacaaaaaataattaattgacaCTACTTGTAACACAAAATTACAACTCATGCCACATTAGGGCAGAGATGATTGATCCACTGTGCTTGCTGGCTCCTTAGAGCAGTAGAATTTACTTAAACTACTGGCCCAAACCCGGACTAAGGTGTAACACACCAATTTATATGAATAGAAGTATGTGTATACGAATACTAACACCGACAAATCTTCCAATGTAGAAACAACACCAAGTACTAAAACTCCAAATAGAAGATACATCGTTTCGCTCACCAGACAGTAAACGTTCCAAAATGTAATGAACAATTGGCGGCTTCACATCACAAAGCTCAACAGCAAGGGAAACAACCCAAGTAATCAGGTGACGGGTTTCAACGACCGAGTCCACCACACCGGACAAAGATTTCAACAAGCGGAGGCTAATGTTGGCGCTCGAATCACGCGGCCAATCAGCTACCAATTGTATGAGGAAAGATTTGGGCCCAAAATCCCAATTTGCCTAGTGATTTCTGCAGATTTCTTGGATATGCGTGTTGCCAAGAAAAGGAAAGGGAAACTGAAAAAGCCAGTGCGTGCCTTCAGCAGATCCTGGAGGACCGAGTGCGGCCGTCCCAAGAGACAATCTGACGAACGGAGCGGGGAGAAGGAACGGGGGAGCCGGGGAGTGAGAGAGGCGTACTGAGGCAGTCCCAGGCGCAGCCGCATTCCGTCCGCCGCTGGGTGTGGGGCTCCTCCGGGGCTTGTGCAAGGCAAGTGCAATGCCTggctctgtgtgtgtgtgtggtgtgtgtttgtgtgtgtgGCCTGGGATGGGAGCTGATTGGTTTATATGGTGacttgaggaggagaaggaagAAGCTTCAAATCCAAACCAATTAAAAAAGTTGAATGTGATCACATCACAGGGACTTAATATGTGAAAGCGATAGATACTCTGTGCTTGGACCTATCCATTGATAATTCTGTATACCTGTTTCTTGCATGCAATTATGTACTCCTTTTCGATAGACAAAATACATATCTAGGTTGGCACAGCTTCATTCAAAACCCATATCTAGGTTGAGTCTATATTTGTAGACTCTTGCATGTTAACTACAAAAGATCTAtatttatctatctatctagttCAAATCTATTTCACATTGGCAGTATGAAATACTTGTACAATTTTTACTTGGCTTTTATTATGAATAATATAGGTGTCCCTTCCCCTATTCCGATCTTTCTTTTTTGTTGTGGCATGCAGGCTTTGATCTTATATGAATCGATGATGCCCCCAAACTGAAAAATGACTTAAGGGTGAATATATGTGTATACATACGTGTGCCTCAAGCAAAGTTTGTCTTGCCTTGCCAATCGAGAATTGTTGTGGCGATATGTGTTGGAATAGGTGGTTAATATATATAACTTATTACCTTTATTTGCTAATGCGGAAGAGCAAATCTTGCATTGATCTTGTGATAGTTTACTATCAAAACATTCTTTAAGATAAAGAAATTAATGCCAAAGTCTGCTGTCAAAACATGTCTCGAAAAATATTCTATTAGTTCGATCTAAGACCCAAAAGTTAACTGAAATGACCAAATTTAATTGCTTAGTCTTTAGTACGATCCTGTAATTATACCCGTCTTCATTTTTATTAGATAGCCAAAATCTTGAGAAAACCAAAGACCGAACGTATATTTGATGAGACCCAATGTCGACCCTGTAAAGTGGTAAGGTTTTGGACTTTTGATCTCTTGAACCGACGAGGCAAGACAAGATAAGCTCGTCTAGGAACCAATCAATCAATTAGAGCACGTTCACTTGTTTTATCAGCCATATTTTTTCTACCAGTTAGTAGtattttttctcacaataaatgaAACAACAGTAATTTTAGCCATGACTTTTTAGACCAGCGAACAAAAGCGACTGCCTACGTTAAATTAGTTAAGGAAGGCGAGCGGTGGCAAATACTTTGCCTATCTCCGTTAACCCAAAACACTTGCCTGCAGAAAAAAATTGTGTAGTATAGTGTATAACTACATCAAAGTGATTTAGATATTTATACTTATTATGgtctcaaatataaacaaatgaTTTATCTAATGCTCTTGGCGTATGTGTAGCTCTAGATTCAAAATTTCTTAACAATGCAAATATCGGATCCAAGAAATCCACCCGGAGGGAGGGGGGTGTTTGTCACTGCTTTGCTCCAGTTTTTCTAACTTTGCTCCACTAACTTCGCCATGGAGCAACTTCACCGTGGAGTTTGTAGAGCAGGTGATACTGGCACATGATTTATTATGCCCCTGATTGACTTCCAGCTCCACCTTTGTTTGGAGCGGAGTTCCTGGAGTTGGGGGTGTTTGATAATACTGAGCTAGAATAACAGAAGCAGAGTAGTCCCAGACACTCTCTGAATATCATGTAGGCACAGtggatttctt encodes:
- the LOC8065469 gene encoding GDP-fucose transporter 1, translated to MAKQYYATSSLVVGYALCSSLLSIINKYAVTKFGYPGLLTALQYLTSAGGVWILGKLGFLTHDPFNLETAKKFAPAALVFYLAIFTNTNLLRHANVDTFIVFRSLTPLLVAIADTTFRKQPCPSKFTFLSLVVILGGAVGYVMTDSAFSITAYSWALAYLVTITTEMVYIKHIVTNLGLNTWGFVLYNNFLSLMLAPIFWFLTGEHKSVFAAMESRGEGWFHLDAFVAVALSCVFGLLISFFGFAARRAVSATAFTVTGVVNKFLTVAINVMIWDKHATAYGLVCLLFTIVGGVLYQQSVTVKGNSAAQRELVPEQPKEGNDSKEFDEEKQSLVSSAK